In a genomic window of Campylobacter concisus:
- a CDS encoding pilus assembly FimT family protein: MHKNKGFTVIELIFVIIAVGILAAMIIPRLEINGAREAATQMLTHIRYAQHLAMQDDKFVHSENEKFWFKMRWGIAINDTSLQECSVDEPGVKSWKYSIFYDKRGSGNKFSGNLNSKEEVAIDTQKSNKFLSAGWRGIPQSYCNKINIDLNIEKKYGIKSVKFIGSCGKGKTQTIDFDELGRPMKVVSVTNNKGAKRPYSRLLKGDCKIVLTDKNNNVASINIEKRSGYAYIN; this comes from the coding sequence ATGCATAAAAACAAGGGTTTTACTGTTATAGAGCTTATCTTTGTAATCATTGCCGTTGGCATACTTGCAGCAATGATCATACCAAGGCTAGAAATAAACGGAGCCAGAGAGGCAGCTACACAGATGCTAACGCATATAAGGTACGCCCAACACCTTGCCATGCAAGATGATAAATTTGTACATTCTGAAAATGAAAAATTTTGGTTTAAAATGAGATGGGGGATAGCTATTAATGATACTAGTTTGCAAGAGTGCTCTGTAGATGAGCCTGGGGTTAAATCTTGGAAATATAGTATTTTTTATGATAAAAGAGGTAGTGGTAATAAATTTAGTGGTAATTTAAATTCCAAAGAAGAGGTTGCCATCGATACACAAAAATCAAACAAATTCTTAAGTGCGGGCTGGAGAGGTATTCCTCAATCCTATTGTAATAAAATTAATATAGATTTAAATATCGAGAAAAAATATGGCATAAAATCAGTTAAATTTATTGGTAGTTGTGGAAAAGGTAAGACGCAAACCATTGATTTTGACGAATTAGGTAGGCCCATGAAAGTGGTAAGTGTTACTAACAATAAAGGAGCAAAAAGACCTTATTCAAGACTATTAAAAGGTGATTGTAAGATAGTTTTAACAGATAAAAATAATAATGTAGCCTCTATAAATATAGAAAAAAGAAGTGGATACGCATATATAAACTAA